In a single window of the Xiphophorus couchianus chromosome 10, X_couchianus-1.0, whole genome shotgun sequence genome:
- the cd79b gene encoding uncharacterized protein cd79b, whose translation MRWTLAGCFGFVLISISVALKISQKPRFYGLRPQKKVPIYCQVSPKDLKGTVEWYKADKYGADKNKIVHNERIRFESQLMIQNAFLYFMELKVEDRGVYYCSVNDTFGPGTEVQVVRPYDPVKAQYRSQMKDGLIVLQGLLLGVCIGAYLLRRQNLVKDNDSLYEEPEADHIYEGLAIEACGGGLYEDLTAYARAEGAEAPWE comes from the exons ATGCGTTGGACTCTAGCTGGATGCTTTGGATTTGTGTTGATAAGTATATCAG TCGCCCTGAAGATCAGCCAGAAACCCAGGTTCTACGGATTAAGACCTCAAAAGAAAGTGCCTATTTACTGCCAAGTCTCACCGAAAGATCTGAAAGGCACAGTGGAGTGGTACAAAGCTGACAAATATGGCGCAGACAAGAATAAGATTGTGCATAATGAAAGGATTCGGTTTGAAAGTCAACTTATGATCCAAAACGCTTTCCTTTACTTCATGGAGCTCAAAGTAGAGGACAGAGGAGTGTATTACTGCTCAGTAAATGACACTTTTGGCCCTGGAACTGAAGTACAAGTAGTCA GGCCCTATGACCCTGTCAAAGCCCAGTACAGAAGCCAGATGAAGGATGGCCTTATTGTCCTGCAGGGCCTGCTATTGGGTGTTTGTATCGGTGCTTATCTGCTGCGTAGACAAAATCTG GTGAAAGATAACGACAGCTTATATGAAGAGCCTGAAGCTGACCACATCTATGAG GGGTTGGCCATTGAGGCATGTGGAGGAGGTCTGTATGAAGATCTCACGGCGTACGCTCGGGCTGAAGGAGCCGAGGCCCCATGGGAGTGA
- the LOC114151694 gene encoding interferon a3-like, with protein sequence MLSRIFFACIFLCVFCACSPLSCRWMEHKFRQYSTNSLTLLDLMAYHYVNQDPEVNIAAFPYPLYHQASGASAEAKLAFTVQVLKEVSALFEEDDISSSWQEVTMEHFLNVVNKQADELQLCAGNPKRPNRRLHIYFKRLSNSVFGQMGHSAEAWELIRREIKLHLIRADHLVSSLFISN encoded by the exons atGCTGAGCAGAATTTTCTTCGCctgtatttttctctgtgtgttctGCGCATGCTCTCCGCTGAGCTGCAGGTGGATGGAGCATAAATTCAGACAGTACAGCACAAACTCATTAACTCTGCTGGATTTGATG GCTTACCATTACGTAAATCAGGACCCTGAAGTGAACATTGCGGCATTCCCTTATCCTCTCTACCACCAGGCTTCAGGAGCATCT GCGGAGGCTAAACTTGCCTTCACTGTCCAGGTTCTGAAGGAGGTTTCTGCCCTGTTTGAGGAAGATGACATCTCTTCATCATGGCAGGAGGTCACAATGGAGCACTTTCTGAATGTTGTCAACAAACAGGCTGATGAACTACAGCTCTGT gctggGAACCCAAAAAGGCCAAACAGGAGGCTGCACATATACTTTAAGAGACTCTCAAACAGCGTGTTTGGACAGATG GGCCACAGTGCTGAAGCCTGGGAGTTGATCAGGAGGGAAATCAAACTCCATCTAATCAGAGCGGACCATTTGGTTTCTTCTCTGTTCATCTCTAACTGA
- the LOC114151693 gene encoding interferon a3-like, with the protein MLNRIFFACVFLGLFCSGSALSCRWMEHKFRQYSGNSLNLLDMMANNITNSTEDEENTVAFPDHLYSQASKASAEGKLSFAVHILQEVSALFEEDQSSSSWQEVTVENFLNVVNKQTDELHSCIKGHSHMKKRNTKLHLYFKRLPNEILAKMGHSADAWELIRREVKDCLMKADHLVSSLLLPN; encoded by the exons ATGCTGAACAGGATTTTCTTCGCTTGTGTGTTTCTCGGTCTGTTCTGCTCAGGCTCCGCGCTGAGCTGCAGGTGGATGGAGCATAAATTCAGACAGTACAGCGGAAACTCTTTGAATCTGCTGGATATGATG gcGAATAACATTACTAACAGCACTGAGGATGAAGAGAACACTGTGGCCTTCCCTGATCATCTGTACAGCCAGGCATCCAAAGCATCA GCTGAAGGTAAACTTTCCTTCGCAGTTCACATCCTGCAGGAGGTTTCTGCCCTGTTTGAGGAAGATCAAAGCTCTTCATCATGGCAGGAGGTCACAGTGGAGAACTTTCTCAATGTTGTCAACAAACAGACTGATGAACTTCACTCCTGT attaaaggCCATAGCCACATGAAGAAGAGGAACACCAAGCTGCACTTGTATTTCAAGAGATTACCCAATGAAATCCTGGCGAAAATG GGCCACAGTGCTGACGCCTGGGAGCTGATCAGGAGGGAAGTCAAAGACTGTCTAATGAAAGCAGACCACCTGgtttcctctctgctcctcCCCAACTAA
- the LOC114152279 gene encoding interferon a3-like, translating to MLNRIFFACVFLGLFCSGSALSCRWMEHKFRQYSGNSLNLLDMMANNITNSTEDEENTVAFPDHLYSQASKASAEGKLSFAVHILQEVSALFEEDQSSSSWQEVTVENFLNVVNKQTDELHSCIKGHSHMKKRNTKLHLYFKRLSNEILVKMGHSADAWELIRREVKDCLMKADHLVSSLLLPN from the exons ATGCTGAACAGAATTTTCTTCGCTTGTGTGTTTCTCGGTCTGTTCTGCTCAGGCTCCGCGCTGAGCTGCAGGTGGATGGAGCATAAATTCAGACAGTACAGCGGAAACTCTTTGAATCTGCTGGATATGATG gcGAATAACATTACTAACAGCACTGAGGATGAAGAGAACACTGTGGCCTTCCCTGATCATCTGTACAGCCAGGCATCCAAAGCATCA GCTGAAGGTAAACTTTCCTTCGCAGTTCACATCCTGCAGGAGGTTTCTGCCCTGTTTGAGGAAGATCAAAGCTCTTCATCATGGCAGGAGGTCACAGTGGAGAACTTTCTCAATGTTGTCAACAAACAGACTGATGAACTTCACTCCTGT attaaaggCCATAGCCACATGAAGAAGAGGAACACCAAGCTGCACTTGTATTTCAAGAGATTATCCAATGAAATCCTGGTGAAAATG GGCCACAGTGCTGACGCCTGGGAGCTGATCAGGAGGGAAGTCAAAGACTGTCTAATGAAAGCAGACCACCTGgtttcctctctgctcctcCCCAACTAA